The following proteins are co-located in the Lentibacillus sp. JNUCC-1 genome:
- the istA gene encoding IS21 family transposase, with translation MAYVEIHRLYSEGFSKSKIARKLGISRNRVIDYLRMDPDEFEEFVNSLRVRGKKLDPYQAHIIAWLQEHPDLTAAQIHDWLEEKLEVTDVSENTVRNYVNELRDKYYIPKVKVQRTYSAVPELPMGLQAQVDFGQTVVEDNQKGKHRLYFIAFILSHSRYKYVEWLDRPFRTTDVIHMHENAFQYFGGMPQEMVYDQDALLAVNENAGDLIMTAEFTKYHQARQFRIYLCKKSDPESKGKVEQVVKFVKNNFSSHRTFHNIDDWNASCLAWLKRTGNYKVHHNIKKRPAEVHALEKPH, from the coding sequence ATGGCTTATGTTGAAATTCATCGTTTGTATTCGGAGGGCTTTTCAAAAAGTAAGATTGCAAGGAAGTTAGGGATATCCAGAAATAGAGTGATAGATTATTTGAGAATGGATCCCGATGAATTTGAGGAATTTGTAAATTCACTAAGGGTTAGGGGGAAAAAGTTAGATCCTTATCAAGCACATATAATTGCATGGCTTCAAGAACACCCTGATTTAACAGCGGCTCAAATCCATGATTGGCTAGAGGAGAAGTTGGAAGTGACAGATGTGAGTGAGAATACAGTAAGAAATTATGTAAATGAACTACGTGATAAGTATTACATTCCCAAAGTAAAGGTTCAGCGAACTTACAGTGCGGTCCCGGAATTACCAATGGGTCTTCAAGCGCAGGTTGATTTCGGCCAGACGGTTGTTGAAGATAATCAGAAGGGGAAGCATCGTTTGTATTTCATCGCGTTTATACTATCACATTCGAGATACAAATATGTAGAGTGGCTAGACCGACCGTTCAGAACAACCGATGTCATCCATATGCATGAGAATGCATTCCAATATTTTGGGGGGATGCCACAGGAAATGGTCTACGACCAAGATGCCCTTTTAGCAGTAAACGAAAATGCCGGAGATTTAATTATGACGGCAGAATTCACGAAATACCATCAGGCAAGGCAATTTCGCATTTATTTATGTAAGAAGAGCGATCCGGAATCAAAAGGGAAAGTCGAACAAGTTGTCAAATTTGTAAAAAACAATTTCAGCAGTCATCGTACTTTTCATAACATTGATGACTGGAATGCGTCCTGTCTCGCCTGGCTAAAACGCACCGGGAACTATAAAGTTCATCACAATATAAAAAAGAGACCCGCCGAGGTGCACGCCCTGGAAAAGCCGCACTGA
- a CDS encoding ATP-binding protein encodes MKSPSDYRWGLFDAYKMMKWAEFPEHLTFEMYDLKEQNAIGEKQLHVLQELHWIDEHFTLIMMGPTGAGKTHLSVALGIHAVERGYQVSFTSMSQLMYILKTKDYISKSKTRYKRIVSSDLVIIDDVMYMTYDAEEAHLFFQFVYDLYDKAAFILTSNKGPGEWGKFLGDPTLTTAILDRLLHRSEVLTFDKEADSIRMKYRKAIFDTSPVES; translated from the coding sequence ATGAAATCCCCATCTGATTACAGGTGGGGATTATTTGACGCTTACAAAATGATGAAATGGGCAGAATTCCCAGAGCATCTAACATTTGAAATGTATGATTTAAAGGAGCAAAATGCGATTGGGGAGAAGCAACTTCACGTTTTACAGGAACTCCATTGGATAGATGAGCATTTCACTTTGATTATGATGGGGCCGACCGGCGCTGGCAAGACACACTTGTCTGTGGCTCTTGGCATACATGCCGTAGAACGCGGATACCAGGTATCCTTCACCTCAATGAGCCAATTAATGTACATTCTAAAGACGAAAGACTATATCAGTAAATCCAAGACAAGATATAAACGCATTGTCTCTTCTGATCTCGTCATTATTGATGATGTAATGTACATGACATATGATGCCGAAGAAGCTCATTTGTTTTTCCAGTTTGTTTATGATCTGTATGATAAAGCAGCTTTTATTCTAACTTCTAATAAAGGTCCTGGTGAGTGGGGAAAGTTTCTTGGTGACCCCACTCTCACCACCGCCATTCTGGACAGATTATTGCACCGAAGTGAGGTTCTTACGTTTGATAAGGAGGCAGACAGCATACGGATGAAGTATCGCAAGGCTATTTTTGATACGTCACCTGTTGAGTCTTAA
- a CDS encoding magnesium chelatase domain-containing protein, with product MATVVSSIGLKGMEGYRVQVEVQLLPGVEGICIVGLPDASVKESKDRVLAALYAYDCEIADKRIIINLSPAEQKKNSPIFDLAMAIGIMKETGEIKDQIPEAAAFLGVLSLDGSIKPVEGMLPAIMAAKKAGYKVLYLPPIHEFPLTHIDGLELRFAETLVTVK from the coding sequence ATGGCGACTGTCGTTTCGAGCATTGGTCTGAAAGGCATGGAAGGTTACCGTGTCCAGGTGGAGGTACAGCTATTGCCGGGGGTTGAAGGAATTTGTATTGTGGGGCTGCCGGATGCTTCTGTGAAAGAGTCGAAGGATCGGGTGCTGGCGGCTTTGTATGCGTATGACTGCGAGATCGCTGATAAGCGGATCATTATAAACTTATCCCCTGCAGAACAAAAGAAAAACAGTCCGATTTTTGATTTGGCGATGGCGATTGGGATTATGAAGGAAACGGGTGAAATTAAAGATCAGATACCTGAAGCCGCAGCTTTTCTGGGCGTGTTATCCTTGGATGGTTCGATTAAACCGGTTGAAGGGATGCTGCCGGCTATTATGGCAGCTAAAAAGGCGGGTTATAAGGTGTTGTATTTACCGCCGATACATGAGTTTCCATTGACTCATATTGATGGGCTTGAACTTCGATTTGCTGAAACACTTGTAACCGTCAAGTAG